ACTTCAGTTTTTCGTGCTACAGTCCACTTTGTAGGTACTATATGCACATGTATGAGAGTTTGTCTCCATCTGCTGTGCACCTCTGGATGTAACAGCTTGTAACAAACCCTTCATTccaggacagtgtgtgtgtgtgtgtgtgtgtgtgtgtgtgtgtgtgtgtgtgtgtgtgtgtgtgtgtgtgtgtgtgtgtgtgtgtgtgtgtgtgtgtgtgtgtgtgtgtgtgtcctgtagTTTTGTAGTCACAAGAAAAGGATTCAGGATACAGCCGCTATACTTCTTTAAAGTCTTCctcagttttattaaaagacACCGGTGACAACAGCATAAAATACCCACATATCACTTATACAAATCTACAATAAATACTTCATGACTTATGCTGATTTAACGCACAGGCATGCATTCCTGTTGCTCACTAATCACTAATAGTAGTGAATATGATTATAGTTAACACTATAAGACCCTTCACAGATCATTAAATTAGTTAGACTTCAGTTGTATAGTGACAAAAAGTTATATTTGAGACCTGGACCCcatgttttttatgtgtcttAAGAGATCCGAGATCAAATGACTAATGTTGGCTGCTGTAATGCTCGATAAGGTTATCCACTTATATTTGTTCTTTAAACCCAATTGAGAATTGAAGAATAGGAGCCCGAATATAAGTAACATGCCATTTATGTATTGTGAATTAACTTAAAATGCCCAACTGACCTACACAATTTACCAAAATAACACAATGGCCTACACAGTACATTTTCATGAAATTCTGATGAAGTTATTGTGTTTGGTAAAGAGCCTGAATGACAAACTAAGCAATTTGGATTTAACAACACTCTGAACTCCTGGTTACATATCAGTTCATGTACGCTATGAAGTGGAAGTTCTTTTGCCAAAAagtcttgttgttgttgtagagTCTGTTGTTTTGCTGTTATCTGAAGTAATTTCAACAAAGGACAATGcagttctgtctgtggtggtgaTGATACCTATaagacacatacagtaaatgcaaaagATAAAGGACAaaggtcagactgtggtttATCTTCACTTTATTGACAATCTGCAGCGTATAAGATGTCAGTGTTATTAAATATGTACATGGTCACCTCTATTTTGTATTCAGTGTCCCCTTTACACAAGAAAGTACTCACCTTAGAAGATGGAGGTGTatgttttgctgcattggcaTCAATTTGAACCTACaagagtaaaaaatatttttaaatgtctttatataTTGTATTACTCTACATTGGTTCTATGAAAGAAATCCAACACTAATCCAATCTAGAAGCGTATACAGCatgttaaacacaaaatacagcatTATTAATCCTGTAAACCCTTTAACCTCTTTTATGCAAATATGGCTCAGATGGTAAGGCAGTCTctacagaccacagggtcagcggcTCCTggttatatgtcaaagtgtccttgggcaagacacggaACTTTAAGTTTATCTCAGTGGTTCAGGTGAGCACCCTGCCTGGCAGTCACTGTCATTGgcgtgtgaatgggtgaatgagaagcaacactgtaaagcactttggatttgtttagtttttttgcccATTCGGCTTATCCGGTGActtcagggtcgctacagcggatcattgtctgcataaTGATTTGgcagaggttttttttatttttttacgccagatgccgtTCCTCGCGCATTTTCTTCCGGGCTTTGAGCGGTACttcacagctggggaggggtaCTGgccttgtggtccgtggacgactgccttaccaactaagctacagccaccctttggataaaagggcATAATAACCAGACCCTTTCCCATTAAATGCTACCACCAACTAAGCCCAACAGacttgtaaaatacatttattttaatattttaaaattaatcaaCTGATCAACAGATTTTCTTTGAAATCATTATCATTATAAATtagtttaatatatatttagaaTATCCAAGAGAGAGGgccagttgacatgactcaacttccagataACTACAAGTGGATGACTGAGAGCCTTTTCTGACATGACATTTTACAGCATGTgaacatgttgtttttcatgGTTCACTATGTTGACTTGTCAGAAGCACAGGTGAAACACATTTGAACTCAATTTCATTTGTATTGTTTCCCCATAAACCGTCTCCTGGCTATGAAAAGTTTGAAACATTCCCAATGTGTGCTGCTCCCTATAAAGACGTTAACCAGGTTTCTGAAAACTGTGTTAGTACTTAATGACAGAGGGAAACATGATAATGATCAGAAACCTGGATTTCATGTAAACATCATATCCAGAATTAGGTCAATAAAATCCAAGGACCAAATTAGTAAATGACTCAAAACAGGTATATTAGTGTCCCTGCCCACATACTCAGTGACCCACCATGTTTATTGCCAGGTCCCTTGAGATTTCATACCTGAATGTACTAGAAAAGTTATTTCAAACCatttaataaacagaaatagATAGTTATACattaatggtaaaaaaaagtcTACTCTAGAATTACAGCTATATACCAAATAATTAAGGTTAATTAGGAAAAACATAACAACagattacattatttattacaataataagaaaatgtaattcCATCATACTGGAGTTAATCTATTTTTCCACCTAAACAtctaatatactgtacagtagcaACACAATAGCCACTTACAGTGAGCACAGCAcgtaaaattaattattatactGATTTGGTTACATTTCACTCTTTTAAGCAGCTTCAACATAAACATTTGTTGCCTAAATGTAACCAGACAGGAATCCAAAGCCTGTTCTCTAGTGTCAGTGACCTGTACATTTAACTATTAATTCCAAGCTTCTCATCTGTTGTGAGAGTGGCATGCAAATGGTGAGCAAATGCTGCCTGCTTTATGGTTGATATTCACTATCCTATGCCTTACACTTTCCCTTTTTAGTTGACAAATTCTGAGTGCCACCACGTGCTCGTATGGAGAGTCATCTCCTTTTACGCAGGCACAGGACATTGTGGTTAGCTGTAGGCTGTAGTCTGTGGTATGATCAAGTGACCATTTTTGCCCCAGACTAAGACATAAAACAATCTAACAGTTATGTCTCTGATTTGTTTGATGCGGGTTGGGTGCCTCTGGCACTGttatatacaaatgtaaaaatgggtaaaattcagtttttctcttAAAAGCCAGTTATGGCACTAAGACCTACCTATCAACTAGTGATGGATGAAACAATACTGAAGCGTAGGTGCATGTATCATGCAAAAAGAGCGAAAACCCCGTATCAATGTGTGCATTGCTTTGAAAAAGGTCACGTGACAGATACAGCTGCTGTATCCTCAGGAAGTGAAGCGCCACATTGTTTTTAACGGTAAGCTGTACTtttgagaggaggagaggagactctgtttggtgctgtttgtattagtttttgttttataattttccAAGGATATTTATGGAACCACtgagaaaaaagacattttctcaAGTCTCTGATCATTTTGGTCTTATAAGGTTAATACTTTCCATTCTTATTTCcacttttgctcagtttttatttgagttAATTATGTTCGAATTTCTGAATTTCTGAATTTACTATCTGAAGGACTCTTcattaaataatttcacatgTACTAACCTTTACTTATTTTTGCAGGTAAAATGTGGGCTATGCCTCATAGAGCCgtctttaaatggtaaaatggtctgcacttatatagtgcttttttatatagtgcttttctacctatatGCACTAaaacacactgcttcttattcacccattcacactcacaatcacacacacactcacacaccgatgagggagctgcaatgcagctggccaacactcactgggagcaacaaagttggggttcagtgtcttactcaaggacactttgacatttggccggagaagccggggatcaaaccaacatcTGCAGGATTGGTGAATGTGATTAAATgattacataaaatgtaaatgatttaacCTTTACCTagttttacctagttataatggcaacttgtacttttaaaatgttgctcaaactttgtctcatatacatgttttgtcttgaagtgtttgcagaactgctccaaggtcagttattgtctaacagcagatcatcccacactgtagtgacccagagtgacttcatgctcacaggtgcttatcaaagtgctgaaaagttAAACGGTTTctataaaaggagaaaagggctgggagcagtagcctgagggtggagaatgttctgcccatcaacagaaggttataaaactaatgtgtgatgtatgaagtttagaactgcataggatggagacttgaaactctgttcatgtacttctctcttgcaagataataaaaccctaaaagacatcctgatgttgaagcttctttactgatcaCACTTGAGGTGTGTATTGGTGTCATGTTTGCCATGACAATTTGGTGTCAGCAGTATCTGTGAGTGGTCACCGGAGGAGGCAAAGTGAACAGTGGTTTGCATGCAccctggaaaagaaaagaacctCTGCTGAAAGCATCAGTGTAGCGAAGGAGAACAGAACACAGTGGCTATAAAACACACCTCGCCCTCGTAGAGACGTCTGTGTTGAAGGCTGTGCACTGACTTCCCATGGGAAACAAGGGAAGTAAGGGGGCTTGGAGCCCTCAGGGTCCGATGTTGAGATTATGAAAACCAAATATGGTGACATTTATTAGGGGAAAAAGGCACAAAGGGAATTCTTTGTCTCTGTTTGCCTTCTAAGTTTGTCATTCTTAAGACCCAGTCACAGTACCCTGTTACAGGGCAGAGGTGTTTTGGCATTGCCTTACTGGAAGTGTGGCAGAAAGTGAGCACACTAGGACTAAGCCCTAGGAGTCGAGTGACAGTGAAAGAATGGAGTAAATAGAgggcaaacagacagcagagaaaatagTATATTACTCCAAATGTTATGATATATGATACTTTCTAATCTCTGCTTAGCTCTTTACCCCAGTGATGTCTatatcacacaaaaacagtgccTGTATTTCCAATACAACATTATCAGGATGTATATTGAATCTCTATGAATTTGTACATCTGATGACTTCTGTTGTATGTCTTGTGATTAAAATGCAattacctagttataatagcaacttgaacttaatgtatttttgaaggatgtttaaaatggtgttcaaactttgtctcatatacaagtgtttgcagaactgctccaaggtcagttattgtctaacagcagaccatcccacactgtagtgaccctcAGTccctccatgctcacaggtgcttatcaaagaactgaaaagggaaaaggtttctagaaaagcagaaaagggctgggagcagtagcctgagggtggagaatgttctgttCTGCCCCGAAACAGGTTAAACAAACTAATGTGTgttgtatgaagtttagaactgcatagaatggagacttgaaactctgtggatgtacttctctcttgcaagagaATAAAACCCtgaaagacatcctggatgttaaagcttttttattgattacaattgaggtgtctaagaccagatattgtcatttttgccatgacaggATGACCATTTTACCTTCGTGCACAGTCACCCCAATCAATGCAACTCTACAAACTTGctttaaaactttattatcAGGTGGTTATTTAACAGGACCATTCATCCGCATGTCAGAAGGAATAAACCAAGTTCAGTCTCCACACGCTTTATCCACGTTGCCTGCAATGTTTTATGTAATCCAGCAGATGTTGCTATTAAGTGATATATTGACACTATGTCAGCACAGTTAGGGAAGTACCATACACTCCATGAGATGCCACTTACCCATCACTACTCTTTTCAATTAGAAAGAGGTTTAAAATTGTTTGGAAAAGAtgcaatttttaatttacatttttggaaattagtttatattttaatgtagcaCTTCGATCCATCTTAAATACTCATCTGTTGATGAGGGATGAGAACTTAAGCACCGAGGCGTTGACAGAATATGCTAACAATAAGAACAAAACCTTTAGTAGTCTATGCAGTTGTACCACATTACCtcaaattttacatttgatcACCACTAAAAGTTAAAggttttgttaataaaaacgGGCCCTCTGTACTTGTGGGGGTACAGAATTGAAGGGTTTACCTAAAACATTGACAAAGCATTGATAACCTTTCAAATAGATCTTGGAGGTTCATTAACATCCAGTACATTCACAGTCACTGTAGCTGTGGCCGTGATCAGCGGAATAGCAAAAGGAACCTCATTTTCCACCGCAACCAACAGAGTGTGTCCGCTGTTCTTCTCATAGTCAAGACCCTGGATGAAATGAAGGATTTAAGGATTTAACTCAATATTTATCGACTGTGGTTCAACTGACAACTTCTGCTTCATTTCCTACCTTAGTGGTAGTAATGATTCCCTCCTGTTTGTTACTTCCTGTGGTCACGTTGAAAAGTCCTCCAGGATCACCAGCCACAATCCTAAACTTGGCATTCCAAGCTGGGGTATATGGCTCATCACCATCAGCTACCAACATCTTAATGACCACAACATCCACTTTGTTTTCATCTACTGCTGCCTCATACTGAGAGAATGCAAAGGATGTATTAAGGGAAAGAGATAAACAATTAGAAATAACCAAAACCACAAAAGACTGTGCCTACTATCCAAAAAGATCAAACACAATGTAATTTCTGTGCAACTACAGAATAAATATGGGCCACTTGCTTCAAGCCAAGACCTGCTCAGTTGTTACTGGCAACAACCCATTAAGACCCAAAACTTGTGAGCTACATTCTCTCTGTATGGGGGGGAGGTACTTACAGTGGATTCAGTGTAAACTGGAGCATTGTCGTTGCTATCTGTTACAGTAAGAATTACTTTGGCTTCTCCACGCAACCCATCTCCTTTCATGTCTGCTGCCTGCACTGTCAGAGTGTACTTTGGCCATTTCTGTTGGAAGAGAGAAACTCAGTTTTTAACCATTTAGAATTAGAGGCAAAAGACTTAGACTGTGGGGCATTACATAGGAATTTTCACCTAATTATAACTGACCCACCTCTCTGTCAAGCCCAGAAGCATTGACTCTGATGACCCCAGTGACTGGGTTGATGGTAAATACTGAGTCAGTGGGAAACTGCGGGTCCTGGCTCATAATATTATAGATGAGGTCTGAGTTGTCAGAACCTGGTTCATCAGCATCTTTGGCCACAACTGTAATAACCTCAAATCCTGGAAAGAAGGAATTCACAAACAAATGTTGAGGCTTAACATAATAACAGAACAGACTATAATAAATTCTTCCATTCTTTTAATGTTAGCATTAGATAACTTCTTTGCGTTACAGGTTCTTATTTATTGGATCGGGTGATGAGTGATTAAAATTATTGCCATAATTAAGCAGCTCTAGCTGTATCCTTCTCTATTTCCTTGAGAACACTTTTCTTGCTGAAAGTGAATCCACTACAGCCCCCTGCAGCCCACCCTGAACAAAATAAAGGATTACAGATAGTGGATGGACGGATGGAATAAATCCACTAAATACCCAGTGGTGAGGCCTCAGCAACTTGGCCCATGTAGGTATCTTGAGTGAATATgggtttgttgtcattttggtCGATTACATTCACTACAATTTCCATGGGTGCCTCAGCATTTCCGGCACCTTCTGCCACAGCATGCGCTTGAAactgcacaaagacaaacatttgtatCATTAGTggtatttgaaaaaataaagcatgCAGCAATTACTACAGCATGCAGGTGCCAGGACACATTCAGTTGTTTTCAGCTGAATTACTGTAAAGTCCTTGTTCACGTGTAAAAATAAGGTGATTTTCTAgtctaaaaaaatacaaaagagcaGAACTCAAAAGTTAATTCAAAACAACGGATTGTGTTTGCCAACTGTATGTCATATGCACTGTTGCAGAATTTGACTCAATATGGGTTGAATTTCTCTTAACTTTCAACATTAAACAGCAGCACACCATCAAATTCTGGTCATGTAGAGAAAACATCCATGAAACAGGTTGCTTACTTTGTACTGGGcctgcttctctctgtccaGTGGTTGTGTGACGTACAAGATACCAGTGCCTCTATCCATGGTGAAAAGGCCCATAGGCGGCTGATCAGCTCCTGGACCAGTGATGCTGTAGTAGATCTTCTTTAGTTTGTCTTCACTAGAgcgaatctaaaaaaaaaaaaaaaaacagtactatTGTTACTGACCACATAGATAGTTACCAGTAAAGTGCCCCGAGATCTTGCATTTATTTAACTACTGTCATAAGGAATtaacttttcaaaacaaacaacataaataacTTTATTCCAAGTTCACATATCACAGGGTTAATACAAATTCATGTGCATAACTTATTACCCCCTTATTTTGAAccatgttacattttaattaaaaaactaatttctgatgaagaaacatttgtaatgtttgtGCATCAAATATGtccaaatattttccatttgacAATAAAGGTTTTGCAAATGATTGATGAGGGGGAGGGAAAGAgacacataaaagaaaattcaaagctctatttaattaaactgtagacagattaaattacacagtgGAAGCAAACACATTACATACAGAAAGAAATACGTAAAATACAGTTCCATATCAAATTCTCTGTCACAATGGGCTTTGTCTACTCTTACCTGTGATATTTTAAAAGGAAAGGGTCCTCTGGTATTCTCTGCAACATTGATGTCAGGGATAACCcactctctcttctttctctttagcCCTCCACTAGACTTTGGTAAATTCAGGACAGGCACCTCTGGATCATCTGCACgctacaaaaacatacacacatttagcCAGTGAACGGttgaattaaaagtaaa
The nucleotide sequence above comes from Channa argus isolate prfri chromosome 1, Channa argus male v1.0, whole genome shotgun sequence. Encoded proteins:
- the LOC137099351 gene encoding EP-cadherin-like isoform X2; this encodes MRTAWFAVWGLLVLVFQVLAIETAEEATCVSGFESDFLIFKVTRKYLRPGTRLGKVGFTDCTDRTRFLFISDDNRFMVQTDGLLKVKRAVDLHEGHRDFFINSWDSQGRKMTLPVRVLYQRHHNAHQHEDHNQNVEDRDGDHNHQHHLIEVDSTKYPERADDPEVPVLNLPKSSGGLKRKKREWVIPDINVAENTRGPFPFKISQIRSSEDKLKKIYYSITGPGADQPPMGLFTMDRGTGILYVTQPLDREKQAQYKFQAHAVAEGAGNAEAPMEIVVNVIDQNDNKPIFTQDTYMGQVAEASPLGFEVITVVAKDADEPGSDNSDLIYNIMSQDPQFPTDSVFTINPVTGVIRVNASGLDREKWPKYTLTVQAADMKGDGLRGEAKVILTVTDSNDNAPVYTESTYEAAVDENKVDVVVIKMLVADGDEPYTPAWNAKFRIVAGDPGGLFNVTTGSNKQEGIITTTKGLDYEKNSGHTLLVAVENEVPFAIPLITATATVTVNVLDVNEPPRSI
- the LOC137099351 gene encoding EP-cadherin-like isoform X1 is translated as MRTAWFAVWGLLVLVFQVLAIETAEEATCVSGFESDFLIFKVTRKYLRPGTRLGKVCGSQSVECNAPDRVADSADDLKKQLKTLFFRQVGFTDCTDRTRFLFISDDNRFMVQTDGLLKVKRAVDLHEGHRDFFINSWDSQGRKMTLPVRVLYQRHHNAHQHEDHNQNVEDRDGDHNHQHHLIEVDSTKYPERADDPEVPVLNLPKSSGGLKRKKREWVIPDINVAENTRGPFPFKISQIRSSEDKLKKIYYSITGPGADQPPMGLFTMDRGTGILYVTQPLDREKQAQYKFQAHAVAEGAGNAEAPMEIVVNVIDQNDNKPIFTQDTYMGQVAEASPLGFEVITVVAKDADEPGSDNSDLIYNIMSQDPQFPTDSVFTINPVTGVIRVNASGLDREKWPKYTLTVQAADMKGDGLRGEAKVILTVTDSNDNAPVYTESTYEAAVDENKVDVVVIKMLVADGDEPYTPAWNAKFRIVAGDPGGLFNVTTGSNKQEGIITTTKGLDYEKNSGHTLLVAVENEVPFAIPLITATATVTVNVLDVNEPPRSI